The proteins below come from a single Crossiella sp. CA-258035 genomic window:
- a CDS encoding BTAD domain-containing putative transcriptional regulator, whose amino-acid sequence MNQEPLPPLEFRVLGPVELVVGGTPLAMGRAGARCLLALLALEVNQVVGHDRIQATLWEDEPPPTARTVVHGHVSRLRRVLTEADPGGSVTLITHASGYLLRADPRLVDLHRARALLSAARGEPAARRRELLSEAVKLWRGPVLSDVPSSQVLRDVAPELEELRLVAVEEWIQAELDLGRHGEVVVELQRLVAEQPFRERLVGQLVLALYRSGRRADALGAYQSFRVRLVDELGIDPGPTLQELHRQVLTDELAPDPAAQRPVSPPSALPSVPVQLPPAPAGFTGRSAELAWLNRLVGMADGPRIAVLAGTAGVGKSALALTWAQRAAAEFPDGQLYASLRGFDPEHAPVDPAEVLRHFLVALGVRPESVPAEFDERLALYRSTIAGRRMLVLLDDAHDSDQVRPLLPTSGAFTVVTSRRRLDGLVVTNGARVLPLDTLSMADTVQLINRVAGERHSEHDLAQVRRLAELCGNLPLALRIAAARLAVNPEREVGDLVEELADEHERLAALDVEETDTSVRGAFDLSYRDLPPPHASVFRLLGGHPGRDVSPYLMATMAEVGVAQARRSLRALAAAHLVIEHEVDRFSMHDLMRLYARALFRNETEEKERDSALRGLLDYYLVVADRARRLMRPILDDLRPGLTRPHVRQPTLNDRQQALAFFDAEWANLTSVVVLAEESGQHEAAWQLPTMLNPYLDARFPWEDAVKVNLIGLEAARLLGNRWGEVRIHTALGMIHGRRGLPELSLHHDSTAYRIAEEIGDLASLALLSSNMTQYLYETGRKDEAVESCRRAIELSRRIGNFFVLPIALTNMAEIAIRHRDHEQALVHLREALDIYRDSNNNDRMAIVLGGMGDVSRDLGRLDEAERYYRDAVAAAEAAGSKPQEARMLMEFGEVLVSRGDPGGARVVWQRSLELYEVLRLPELEVLRDRLAQLG is encoded by the coding sequence GTGAACCAGGAACCGTTGCCGCCCTTGGAGTTCCGCGTGCTCGGCCCGGTCGAGCTGGTGGTCGGCGGCACCCCGCTGGCGATGGGCCGGGCGGGCGCGCGCTGCCTGCTGGCGCTGCTCGCGCTGGAGGTCAACCAGGTCGTCGGGCACGACCGGATCCAGGCCACGCTGTGGGAGGACGAGCCACCGCCGACCGCGCGCACCGTGGTGCACGGGCACGTCTCCCGGCTGCGCAGGGTGCTCACCGAGGCCGACCCCGGCGGCTCGGTCACCCTGATCACGCACGCCTCCGGCTACCTGCTGCGCGCCGACCCCCGGCTGGTCGACCTGCACCGGGCCAGGGCGCTGCTCAGCGCCGCCCGCGGCGAGCCCGCCGCGCGCAGGCGGGAGCTGCTCAGCGAGGCGGTCAAGCTCTGGCGCGGCCCGGTGCTCAGCGATGTGCCCTCCTCCCAGGTGCTGCGCGATGTCGCGCCCGAGCTGGAGGAGCTGCGGCTGGTCGCGGTGGAGGAGTGGATCCAGGCCGAGCTGGACCTCGGCCGGCACGGCGAGGTGGTCGTGGAGCTCCAGCGGCTGGTCGCCGAGCAGCCGTTCCGGGAGCGGCTGGTCGGGCAGCTGGTGCTGGCGCTCTACCGCAGCGGGCGGCGGGCCGACGCGCTCGGCGCCTACCAGTCCTTCCGGGTCCGGCTGGTGGACGAGCTGGGCATCGACCCCGGCCCCACCCTGCAGGAGCTGCACCGCCAGGTGCTCACCGACGAGCTCGCGCCCGATCCGGCCGCCCAGCGCCCGGTCTCGCCGCCCTCCGCGCTGCCCAGCGTGCCGGTGCAGCTGCCACCCGCGCCCGCCGGGTTCACCGGCCGCAGCGCCGAGCTGGCCTGGCTGAACCGGCTGGTCGGCATGGCCGACGGCCCGCGCATCGCGGTGCTCGCGGGCACCGCCGGGGTGGGCAAGAGCGCGCTCGCGCTGACCTGGGCGCAGCGGGCTGCCGCCGAGTTCCCGGACGGCCAGCTCTACGCCTCGCTGCGCGGGTTCGACCCCGAGCACGCGCCGGTGGACCCGGCCGAGGTGCTGCGGCACTTCCTGGTCGCCCTCGGCGTGCGGCCGGAGTCGGTGCCCGCGGAGTTCGACGAGCGGCTGGCGCTCTACCGCTCCACCATCGCCGGGCGGCGGATGCTGGTGCTGCTCGACGACGCGCACGACTCCGACCAGGTGCGCCCGCTGCTGCCCACCAGCGGCGCGTTCACCGTGGTGACCAGCAGGCGGCGGCTGGACGGGCTGGTGGTGACCAACGGGGCCAGGGTGCTGCCGCTGGACACGCTGTCCATGGCCGACACCGTGCAGCTGATCAACCGGGTGGCCGGCGAGCGGCACTCCGAGCACGACCTGGCCCAGGTGCGGCGGCTGGCCGAGCTGTGCGGCAACCTGCCGCTGGCGCTGCGGATCGCCGCCGCCCGGCTCGCGGTCAACCCCGAACGCGAGGTCGGCGACCTGGTGGAGGAGCTGGCCGACGAGCACGAGCGGCTGGCCGCGCTGGACGTGGAGGAGACCGACACCTCGGTGCGCGGCGCCTTCGACCTGTCCTACCGGGACCTGCCGCCACCGCACGCCAGCGTGTTCCGGCTGCTCGGCGGGCACCCCGGCCGGGACGTCTCGCCGTACCTGATGGCCACCATGGCCGAGGTCGGGGTGGCCCAGGCCCGGCGCTCGCTGCGCGCGCTGGCCGCCGCGCACCTGGTGATCGAGCACGAGGTCGACCGGTTCTCCATGCACGACCTGATGCGCCTGTACGCCAGGGCGCTGTTCCGCAACGAGACCGAGGAGAAGGAGCGGGACAGCGCGCTGCGCGGCCTGCTCGACTACTACCTGGTGGTGGCCGACCGGGCGCGCAGGCTGATGCGGCCCATCCTGGACGACCTGCGCCCCGGCCTGACCCGCCCGCACGTGCGGCAGCCGACCCTCAACGACCGGCAGCAGGCGCTGGCCTTCTTCGACGCCGAGTGGGCCAACCTGACCTCGGTGGTGGTGCTCGCCGAGGAGTCCGGCCAGCACGAGGCCGCCTGGCAGCTGCCCACCATGCTCAACCCGTACCTGGACGCGCGGTTCCCGTGGGAGGACGCGGTCAAGGTCAACCTGATCGGGCTGGAGGCGGCCAGGCTGCTGGGCAACCGGTGGGGCGAGGTGCGCATCCACACCGCGCTGGGCATGATCCACGGCCGGCGCGGGCTGCCCGAGCTGTCCCTGCACCACGACTCCACCGCCTACCGGATCGCCGAGGAGATCGGCGACCTGGCCTCGCTGGCGCTGCTGTCCAGCAACATGACCCAGTACCTGTACGAGACCGGCCGCAAGGACGAGGCGGTCGAGTCCTGCCGCCGGGCGATCGAGCTGAGCAGGCGGATCGGCAACTTCTTCGTGCTGCCCATCGCGCTGACCAACATGGCCGAGATCGCCATCCGGCACCGCGACCACGAGCAGGCCCTGGTGCACCTGCGCGAAGCCCTCGACATCTACCGCGACTCCAACAACAACGACCGGATGGCCATCGTGCTCGGCGGCATGGGCGACGTCAGCCGGGACCTCGGCCGCCTGGACGAGGCCGAGCGGTACTACCGGGACGCGGTGGCCGCCGCCGAAGCCGCCGGATCCAAACCGCAGGAAGCACGGATGCTGATGGAGTTCGGCGAGGTGCTCGTCTCCCGCGGGGACCCCGGCGGGGCCAGGGTGGTCTGGCAGCGCTCGCTGGAGCTCTACGAGGTGCTGCGGCTGCCCGAGCTGGAGGTGCTGCGGGACCGGCTGGCCCAGCTCGGCTGA
- a CDS encoding SGNH/GDSL hydrolase family protein, with translation MEKPLEEEAVPGLWGSYAALGDSFTEGLDDPWPDGSFRGWADRLAGHLATARPHLRYANLAIRGKLLGQIIDEQLPVAVALQPELVTFCAGGNDILRPGSDPDALAVQFEAATAQLRKAGADVVICTGFDTKDVPIMRRVRGKVATYNAHLRAIADRHNCYVVDLWSMTVLHDPRAWSEDRLHLSPEGHERVALRACAELGIPVTADWSEPWPVADPADWLTLRRADLKWARQHFVPWLGRRLAGRSSADGIEPKRPELAELCEKA, from the coding sequence ATGGAGAAGCCGCTAGAAGAGGAGGCCGTGCCGGGCCTCTGGGGGTCCTACGCCGCGCTGGGCGACAGCTTCACCGAGGGCCTCGACGATCCGTGGCCGGACGGCAGTTTCCGTGGCTGGGCAGACCGTCTGGCCGGCCACCTGGCCACGGCCCGCCCGCACCTGCGCTACGCGAACCTCGCGATTCGGGGCAAACTGCTCGGCCAGATCATCGACGAGCAGCTGCCGGTCGCGGTAGCCCTGCAACCGGAACTGGTCACGTTCTGTGCAGGCGGCAACGACATCCTGCGCCCAGGCAGCGACCCGGACGCCCTGGCCGTGCAGTTCGAAGCAGCCACCGCCCAGCTCCGCAAGGCAGGGGCCGACGTGGTCATCTGCACCGGCTTCGACACCAAGGACGTGCCCATCATGCGCCGCGTCCGGGGCAAGGTAGCCACCTACAACGCCCACCTGAGAGCCATCGCCGACCGCCACAACTGCTACGTCGTCGACCTGTGGTCCATGACGGTCCTGCACGACCCCAGAGCCTGGAGCGAGGACCGCCTGCACCTGTCCCCCGAGGGCCACGAACGAGTCGCCCTGCGCGCCTGCGCCGAACTCGGCATCCCGGTCACCGCGGACTGGTCCGAACCATGGCCGGTAGCCGATCCCGCGGACTGGCTCACCCTGCGCCGAGCGGACCTGAAGTGGGCAAGACAACACTTCGTGCCATGGCTCGGCCGCAGACTGGCCGGAAGGTCCTCCGCCGACGGCATCGAGCCAAAACGCCCAGAACTGGCCGAACTCTGCGAAAAGGCCTGA
- a CDS encoding BadF/BadG/BcrA/BcrD ATPase family protein: MSGRPEISDLVLAIDGGNSKTDVMLVSRDGEVLSRVRGIGSPPQTVGMQRGLDTFESLIVEAARQAGYAGTAPFAAHTSAYLAGADLPKEEQFLQEAITARGWSATTTVANDTFALLRAGSPTGAGVAVVCGAGINGVGVAPDGRVHRFPALGRISGDWGGGAHLGSEALWLAVRAEDGRGEPTALLPAIREHFAVPTLLELIERLHFGELSEDVLHELSPLLFRVAGQGDAVAQQVVDRLIDEVSVLATVSLRQLDLTAEPVHVVLGGGVLTGVGPAVIEQVAKRCRAVAPLAEIIVVDPPPVVGAALAGLDVLGADREAETRLRAGFLAPAATESAPVDGGAEEAAAV; this comes from the coding sequence ATGAGCGGGAGACCCGAGATCAGTGATCTCGTCCTGGCCATCGACGGCGGCAACAGCAAGACCGATGTGATGCTGGTTTCCCGGGACGGCGAGGTGCTGTCCCGGGTCCGCGGCATCGGCTCGCCGCCGCAGACGGTGGGCATGCAGCGGGGCCTGGACACCTTCGAGAGCCTGATCGTCGAGGCCGCCCGGCAGGCGGGCTACGCCGGCACGGCTCCCTTCGCCGCGCACACCTCGGCCTACCTGGCGGGGGCGGACCTGCCCAAGGAGGAGCAGTTCCTCCAGGAGGCGATCACCGCGCGCGGCTGGTCGGCCACCACCACGGTGGCCAACGACACCTTCGCGCTGCTGCGCGCGGGCAGTCCCACCGGCGCGGGCGTGGCGGTGGTCTGCGGCGCGGGCATCAACGGCGTCGGGGTGGCCCCGGACGGCCGGGTGCACCGCTTCCCCGCGCTGGGCCGGATCTCCGGTGACTGGGGCGGCGGCGCGCACCTGGGCAGCGAGGCGCTGTGGCTGGCGGTGCGGGCCGAGGACGGCCGGGGCGAGCCCACCGCGCTGCTGCCGGCCATCCGCGAGCACTTCGCGGTGCCCACCCTGCTGGAGCTGATCGAGCGGCTGCACTTCGGCGAGCTGTCCGAGGACGTGCTGCACGAGCTGTCCCCGTTGCTGTTCCGGGTGGCCGGGCAGGGCGACGCGGTGGCCCAGCAGGTGGTGGACCGGCTGATCGACGAGGTCAGCGTGCTGGCCACGGTCAGCCTGCGGCAGCTCGACCTCACCGCCGAGCCGGTGCACGTGGTGCTCGGCGGCGGGGTGCTCACCGGCGTCGGTCCCGCGGTGATCGAGCAGGTGGCCAAGCGCTGCCGGGCGGTCGCCCCGCTGGCCGAGATCATCGTGGTGGACCCGCCACCGGTGGTCGGCGCGGCACTGGCCGGGCTGGACGTGCTCGGCGCGGACCGGGAAGCGGAAACCCGGCTGCGGGCCGGTTTCCTCGCCCCAGCCGCGACTGAGAGCGCTCCAGTGGATGGCGGCGCGGAGGAAGCGGCCGCGGTGTGA
- a CDS encoding 6-phospho-beta-glucosidase, which yields MKLTVVGGGSTYTPELIDGIAGRRTSLAVDEIVLVDPDEHRLAVIGEFSQRLLDHAGHPARVRTTTDLESGAEGAAAVLLQLRVGGQEARRSDETFPLECGCVGQETTGAGGLAKALRTVPVVLDIAERVRKVTGPDTWIVNFTNPVGIVTRALVQAGFRAVGLCNVAIGFQRYVGKLLGAAPEQVRLGHIGLNHLTWEREVLVDGVDVLPRLLSEFGEDVAEHIGLPAELMRRLGVVPSYYLKYFYSHDEVVARQRTEPPRAEVVSLVEKELMGVYADPAVVTKPEALSQRGGAYYSEAAVQLVHALTGGDQGEEHVVNVQNNGTFSFLPDDAVIEVPSIVDRNGAEPLPVRPIEPEYSGLISHVTAYEYLALEAALHGGRDRVANALLAHPLIGQWNIAEKLADQLVAENAELLPWAKA from the coding sequence ATGAAGCTCACCGTCGTCGGAGGCGGCTCCACCTACACCCCTGAGCTGATCGACGGGATCGCCGGGCGCAGAACCAGCCTTGCGGTGGACGAGATCGTGCTGGTCGACCCGGACGAGCACCGGCTCGCGGTGATCGGCGAGTTCAGCCAGCGGTTGCTCGACCACGCGGGACACCCGGCCAGGGTCCGCACCACCACGGACCTGGAGTCCGGCGCCGAGGGCGCGGCCGCGGTGCTGCTGCAGCTGCGCGTCGGCGGGCAAGAGGCCCGCCGCTCGGATGAGACCTTCCCGCTGGAATGCGGCTGCGTCGGGCAGGAGACCACCGGAGCGGGCGGTCTGGCCAAGGCGCTGCGCACGGTCCCGGTGGTGCTCGACATCGCCGAGCGGGTGCGCAAGGTCACCGGGCCGGACACCTGGATCGTCAACTTCACCAACCCGGTCGGCATCGTCACCAGAGCCCTGGTGCAGGCCGGTTTCCGGGCGGTCGGCCTGTGCAACGTGGCCATCGGCTTCCAGCGCTACGTCGGCAAGCTGCTCGGCGCGGCCCCGGAACAGGTGCGGCTGGGCCACATCGGCCTCAACCACCTGACCTGGGAGCGCGAGGTGCTGGTGGACGGCGTGGACGTGCTGCCGAGGCTGCTCTCGGAGTTCGGCGAGGACGTGGCCGAGCACATCGGGCTGCCCGCCGAGCTGATGCGCCGGCTGGGCGTGGTGCCCTCCTACTACCTCAAGTACTTCTACAGCCACGACGAGGTGGTGGCCAGGCAGCGCACCGAGCCGCCGCGCGCGGAGGTGGTCAGCCTGGTGGAGAAGGAGCTGATGGGCGTCTACGCCGATCCCGCGGTGGTGACCAAGCCGGAGGCGCTGTCCCAGCGCGGCGGCGCCTACTACTCCGAGGCCGCGGTCCAGCTGGTGCACGCGCTCACCGGCGGCGACCAGGGCGAGGAGCACGTGGTCAACGTCCAGAACAACGGCACGTTCTCGTTCCTGCCGGACGACGCGGTGATCGAGGTTCCGTCCATTGTGGACCGCAACGGCGCGGAGCCGTTGCCGGTCAGGCCGATCGAGCCCGAGTACTCGGGCCTGATCAGCCACGTCACCGCCTACGAGTACCTGGCCCTGGAGGCCGCGCTGCACGGCGGCCGGGACCGGGTGGCCAACGCGCTGCTCGCGCACCCGCTGATCGGCCAGTGGAACATCGCGGAGAAGCTGGCCGACCAGCTCGTCGCGGAGAACGCCGAGCTGCTGCCGTGGGCGAAGGCATGA
- a CDS encoding carbohydrate ABC transporter permease produces the protein MYWIATHSIGIALALAFSLPIVFVFLTAFMSDSQALSSSLWPESWHPENFFRVFDKAPLLEYTLNSLMYSLLATAGMLLSAIPAAYALARLKWKGRNGVFLLVVAAMMLPPQVVAVPLYDMWVKFGLTGTLWPLIVPYFLFDAFSVFLLRQFFLTIPQDYIDSAKIDGCNEFTAVLRVLIPMSRPGIAATGLFCFLYTWNDFFGPLIYTGENKANWPLSLSLASFRGQHAVEWNLMMAATALIMVPAIVLFLFAQKSFVRGITFTGVKG, from the coding sequence CTGTACTGGATCGCCACGCACAGCATCGGCATCGCGCTGGCGCTGGCCTTCTCGCTGCCGATCGTGTTCGTCTTCCTCACCGCGTTCATGTCCGACAGCCAGGCGCTGTCCTCCAGCCTGTGGCCGGAGTCCTGGCACCCGGAGAACTTCTTCCGGGTCTTCGACAAGGCGCCGCTGCTGGAGTACACGCTCAACAGCCTGATGTACTCGCTGCTGGCCACCGCGGGCATGCTGCTCTCGGCGATCCCGGCGGCCTACGCGCTGGCCAGGCTGAAGTGGAAGGGCCGCAACGGGGTCTTCCTGCTGGTGGTGGCCGCGATGATGCTGCCGCCGCAGGTGGTGGCGGTGCCGCTGTACGACATGTGGGTCAAGTTCGGCCTGACCGGCACGCTGTGGCCGCTGATCGTGCCGTACTTCCTCTTCGACGCCTTCAGCGTGTTCCTGCTGCGCCAGTTCTTCCTGACCATCCCGCAGGACTACATCGACTCGGCCAAGATCGACGGCTGCAACGAGTTCACCGCCGTGCTGCGGGTGCTCATCCCGATGTCCCGCCCGGGGATCGCGGCCACCGGGCTGTTCTGCTTCCTCTACACCTGGAACGACTTCTTCGGTCCGCTGATCTACACCGGGGAGAACAAGGCCAACTGGCCGCTGTCGTTGTCACTGGCCTCGTTCCGGGGCCAGCACGCCGTGGAGTGGAACCTGATGATGGCCGCCACGGCGCTGATCATGGTTCCGGCCATCGTGCTGTTCCTGTTCGCGCAGAAGTCCTTCGTCCGAGGGATCACCTTCACCGGAGTTAAGGGTTAA
- a CDS encoding sugar ABC transporter permease: MTATLERASAARPVPSKGRAGRRRRNFLTVLGFMSPAIIGFAVFFGYPLIATIYFSFTRYDLINAPEWLGFDNYIRMFTSEPLVGVAVWNTLWLVVILTTCRVIFALGTAMVISRLKSGVGLVRTLCYLPSLAPPVAATITFVFLFNPEFGPINKFLKFLGIDGGLWFSDPEMAKPALTILALWGSGELMIILLAALLDVPQEQYEAAEIDGAGPIRKFFYITLPSIAPVLMFGIVNSVIFALQFFTQAVVAGSVASGSAEVAGNAKDIGFPQNSTLTFPVWLYVQGFRYFNMGYAAAMATLLFIVSFAFTALLVRQMRRASHVEEGS; encoded by the coding sequence ATGACCGCCACGCTTGAGCGCGCGAGCGCCGCCCGGCCCGTCCCCAGCAAGGGGCGGGCCGGGCGGCGGCGCCGGAACTTCCTGACCGTCCTGGGCTTCATGTCCCCGGCGATCATCGGGTTCGCGGTGTTCTTCGGCTACCCGCTGATCGCCACCATCTACTTCTCCTTCACCAGGTACGACCTGATCAACGCACCGGAGTGGCTGGGCTTCGACAACTACATCCGGATGTTCACCAGCGAGCCGCTGGTGGGCGTCGCGGTGTGGAACACGCTCTGGCTGGTCGTCATCCTGACCACCTGCCGGGTGATCTTCGCGCTCGGCACGGCCATGGTGATCTCGCGGCTCAAGAGCGGGGTCGGCCTGGTCCGCACCCTGTGCTACCTGCCCTCGCTGGCCCCGCCGGTGGCGGCCACGATCACCTTCGTCTTCCTGTTCAACCCCGAGTTCGGGCCGATCAACAAGTTCCTCAAGTTCCTCGGCATCGACGGCGGACTGTGGTTCTCCGACCCGGAGATGGCCAAGCCCGCGCTGACCATCCTGGCGCTGTGGGGCTCCGGCGAGCTGATGATCATCCTGCTGGCCGCCCTGCTGGACGTGCCGCAGGAGCAGTACGAGGCGGCCGAGATCGACGGCGCGGGACCGATCCGCAAGTTCTTCTACATCACGCTGCCGTCGATCGCGCCGGTGCTGATGTTCGGCATCGTGAACTCGGTCATCTTCGCCCTGCAGTTCTTCACCCAGGCCGTGGTGGCCGGTTCGGTGGCCTCCGGTTCGGCCGAGGTCGCGGGCAACGCCAAGGACATCGGCTTCCCGCAGAACTCCACCCTGACCTTCCCGGTCTGGCTCTACGTCCAGGGCTTCCGCTACTTCAACATGGGTTACGCGGCGGCCATGGCGACCCTGCTGTTCATCGTCTCCTTCGCCTTCACCGCGCTGCTGGTGCGGCAGATGCGTCGGGCCTCGCACGTCGAGGAGGGCTCGTGA
- a CDS encoding extracellular solute-binding protein, producing MRKTSRAVLLSATAAAALLISACAGGGGNASGAPGAAPGKDDKLSLTVYSNFEGREYKAVTEALNRIKTRFPNFEIKHEGTQDDEKITGAIRGGNPPDVAISFFTDNLGQFCSSGSFQNLQPYIDRDKADLNVIPKAVRDYTEYKGNRCSMPMLTDIYAFYFNKDMFAKAGLTEPPKTTDQLLEATKKLTEFNEDGSIKVAGFMPLIPHYRNQAQNWTPMFGARYLGADGKSNLANSPEWKELFEFQKKLVDFYGYDKIEKFRAGLGQEYSADHAFQKGKLAMMLDGEYRTAFLASDAKDINYGTAPAPVTPTKPELYGGGFATGTIIGIPKGVKNPGASWELVKQMSLDTDTLVQLSNAIKNIPTTEASMKDPKLEVTPQFKTFLDIFGSGKLWSNPATPIGDAHLKAVNDFAEKWQSGKVTDIAAELKKVDAQVDDALAQKAGK from the coding sequence ATGCGCAAGACCTCTCGCGCGGTCCTGCTCAGCGCCACGGCGGCAGCCGCGCTGCTCATCTCGGCCTGTGCCGGCGGCGGTGGCAACGCCAGCGGCGCGCCCGGCGCGGCGCCCGGCAAGGACGACAAGCTGTCCCTGACCGTCTACAGCAACTTCGAGGGCCGCGAGTACAAGGCGGTCACCGAGGCGCTCAACCGGATCAAGACCAGGTTCCCCAACTTCGAGATCAAGCACGAGGGCACCCAGGACGACGAGAAGATCACCGGCGCGATCCGCGGCGGCAACCCGCCGGACGTGGCGATCTCCTTCTTCACCGACAACCTGGGCCAGTTCTGCTCCTCGGGCAGCTTCCAGAACCTGCAGCCCTACATCGACCGGGACAAGGCGGACCTCAACGTCATCCCGAAGGCGGTGCGGGACTACACCGAGTACAAGGGCAACCGGTGCTCGATGCCGATGCTCACCGACATCTACGCCTTCTACTTCAACAAGGACATGTTCGCCAAGGCGGGCCTGACCGAGCCGCCGAAGACGACTGACCAGCTGCTCGAGGCGACCAAGAAGCTGACCGAGTTCAACGAGGACGGCTCGATCAAGGTCGCCGGCTTCATGCCGCTGATCCCGCACTACCGCAACCAGGCGCAGAACTGGACGCCGATGTTCGGCGCCCGCTACCTCGGCGCGGACGGCAAGTCCAACCTGGCCAACAGCCCGGAGTGGAAGGAGCTCTTCGAGTTCCAGAAGAAGCTGGTCGACTTCTACGGCTACGACAAGATCGAGAAGTTCCGGGCGGGCCTGGGCCAGGAGTACTCGGCCGACCACGCCTTCCAGAAGGGCAAGCTCGCCATGATGCTCGACGGCGAGTACCGCACCGCCTTCCTGGCCAGTGACGCCAAGGACATCAACTACGGCACCGCGCCCGCGCCGGTGACGCCCACCAAGCCCGAGCTCTACGGCGGCGGTTTCGCCACCGGCACCATCATCGGCATCCCCAAGGGCGTGAAGAACCCCGGCGCCTCCTGGGAGCTGGTCAAGCAGATGTCGCTGGACACCGACACGCTGGTGCAGCTGTCCAACGCGATCAAGAACATCCCGACCACCGAGGCTTCCATGAAGGACCCGAAGCTGGAGGTCACCCCGCAGTTCAAGACGTTCCTGGACATCTTCGGCTCCGGCAAGCTCTGGTCCAACCCGGCCACCCCGATCGGTGACGCGCACCTCAAGGCGGTCAACGACTTCGCCGAGAAGTGGCAGTCCGGCAAGGTGACCGACATCGCGGCCGAGCTGAAGAAGGTCGACGCGCAGGTCGACGACGCACTGGCACAGAAGGCCGGTAAGTAG
- a CDS encoding ROK family transcriptional regulator, protein MRAGSPRLLREINDRAAIDALLRHGALTRSELEAQIGLSKPATAALLTRLETEGAVVRAGLRGGGRGPRAQLWTVNGTLASVAAVDLTPRGVDIAIADITGALLAEHQTALPRGGQDTVLAAFQSALNAAAGRAEVDPGGLCQVVIGAPGGVNPATGHLGFAPHLRTWEGFDVPGTLTELLSVPVTVENDVNLVALEEMTSGRAGDVRDFVLIWISAGLGSAVVINRHLLRGATGGAGEIDSMRVPDRATADTGVDRGGIRLGDLLATGSVVKLARAHGLAARSGAIALRKAVEAGDGGRAFLLDLARRIATGVAGVVSVVDPQLVLLAGETAQAGGEEFSAMVAAELHQLVTPRTPVRTSLVTGKPVRSGALHAALALAREEVFGLVAATADPFRGLRKPAGAAPPGPRRPPLRARHISPTPH, encoded by the coding sequence ATGCGAGCCGGTAGCCCGCGCCTGCTGCGTGAGATCAACGATCGCGCGGCCATCGACGCGTTGCTGCGGCACGGCGCCCTCACCCGGTCCGAGCTGGAGGCCCAGATCGGGCTGTCGAAACCGGCAACCGCGGCACTGCTGACAAGACTGGAGACCGAGGGCGCGGTGGTGCGCGCCGGTCTCCGCGGCGGCGGCCGGGGGCCACGGGCCCAGCTCTGGACCGTCAACGGCACGCTGGCCAGCGTGGCCGCGGTGGACCTCACCCCGCGCGGGGTGGACATCGCCATCGCCGACATCACCGGCGCGCTGCTGGCCGAGCACCAGACCGCGCTGCCCCGCGGCGGCCAGGACACCGTGCTGGCCGCCTTCCAGTCCGCGCTCAACGCCGCGGCGGGCCGGGCCGAGGTGGATCCCGGCGGGCTCTGCCAGGTGGTCATCGGCGCGCCCGGCGGGGTCAACCCGGCCACCGGGCACCTCGGCTTCGCCCCGCACCTGCGCACCTGGGAGGGCTTCGACGTGCCGGGCACGCTCACCGAGCTGCTCTCGGTGCCGGTGACGGTGGAGAACGACGTCAACCTGGTCGCGCTGGAGGAGATGACCTCCGGCCGGGCCGGGGACGTGCGGGACTTCGTGCTGATCTGGATCAGCGCCGGGCTCGGCTCCGCGGTGGTGATCAACCGCCACCTGCTGCGCGGGGCCACCGGCGGCGCGGGCGAGATCGACTCCATGCGGGTGCCGGACCGGGCCACCGCGGACACCGGCGTGGACCGCGGCGGCATCCGGCTCGGCGACCTGCTGGCCACCGGTTCGGTGGTCAAGCTGGCCAGGGCGCACGGGCTGGCCGCGCGCAGCGGCGCCATCGCGCTGCGCAAGGCGGTGGAGGCAGGCGACGGCGGCCGGGCCTTCCTGCTCGACCTGGCCCGGCGGATCGCCACCGGCGTGGCCGGGGTGGTCAGCGTGGTCGACCCGCAGCTGGTGCTGCTGGCCGGTGAGACCGCGCAGGCCGGTGGCGAGGAGTTCAGCGCCATGGTCGCGGCCGAGCTGCACCAGCTGGTCACCCCGAGAACTCCGGTGCGCACCTCGTTGGTCACCGGGAAACCGGTGCGCTCCGGCGCACTGCACGCGGCGCTCGCCCTGGCGCGGGAAGAGGTGTTCGGACTTGTCGCCGCCACAGCCGATCCGTTTCGCGGGCTGCGCAAGCCCGCCGGTGCAGCACCACCGGGCCCCCGACGGCCCCCGCTGCGCGCTCGACACATTTCCCCGACACCACACTGA